AGACTACCTGAATAATCCCTCTCCCACCGGTTTTGAGAAAGAAGGACAAAAGCTGTGGCTTAAATATCTGACACCATATATTGACGAACATCAGGTAGACGCCTATGGCTCTGTAGTAGGCATCATCAATCCCAAAGCCCCTTTTAAGGTGGTGATTGAAGCCCATGCAGATGAAATTTCCTGGTTTGTCAACTATATCTCTCCGGAAGGATTGATCTATGTGATCCGTAATGGTGGCTCCGATCAGCAGATTGCACCGTCTATGCGCGTGAACATCCATACAGAAAAAGGCATTGTAAAAGCCGTATTCGGCTGGCCAGCCATTCACACCCGCCTGCGCAGCGGCGATGGCAAAGAGCCACAGCCCAAAGTGGAGAACATCTTCCTGGATTGCGGCGCACGTTCCCGCAAGGAAGTGGAAGACCTGGGCATCCATGTAGGCTGCGTTTGCACCTTTAACGATGGTTTTGATGAACTGAACTACGACTACTTCATCTGCCGCGCTATCGACAACCGTATCGGCGGTTTCATGATCGCGGAAGTGGCCCGCCTGCTGAAAGAGAAAAAACAAGAACTGCCTTTCGGCCTCTATATCGTGAACGCGGTACAGGAAGAAGTTGGCCTGCGCGGCGCTGAAATGATCGCCAAACGTATTAAACCGGACGTGGCCATCATTACCGACGTTACCCACGACACCACCACCCCGATGATCAATAAAAACATAGAAGGGGAAATCAAGTGTGGCGGCGGCCCCAGCATCACCTACGGTCCTGCGGTGCACAACATCCTGCGCGATCTGATCATCAAGACCGCTAAAAAGAACGATATCCCTTACCAGCTGCACGCCGTAAGCCGTGCCACCGGTACAGATACCGACGCTTTTGCCTATTCCAATGACGGTACGCCATCAGCGCTTATCAGCTTACCGCTGCGCTATATGCATACTACCGTGGAAATGGTAAAACGCGATGACATCGAAAATACCATTCAGCTGATCTACCAGACATTGCTGCAGATCACGCCGAAAACGAACTTTAAATACCTGTAATTCAATTACGAATTACAAATTACGAATTACGAATTGAGGGATCTTTTATGGAAAGGTCATTTAATGGCCGCTCTATAGGAAAGCCCTCAATTCGTAATTCGTAATTCGTAATTTGTAATTCGTAATTGATTAACGGAAATAATCCGCCACCCGGCGTACTTTTTCCACCCACATGCCTGAAGAAGGCAATTCCACGTACTCGCTCAATCCTACCTTGCTGGCTCCCGGCGCCCAATCATAGGTATAACCCATACGCGTCCACGGATAATGATAATCCGTAGCAGCGATCAGCGGACGGTAATAGGCAAAAATGATGTAGTTGTTAAACCAGGTGGTATAATCGGCAGATACGCCGTTGACCAGCGTATAGCCGGTAGTGGTAGTATTGATGGCCGGATTGCCCGCGGGGCGGTACAGCCGCTCTGCTTTCACCCATACCTCGGCAATGTGGGTGTTGCTTTTGGCATTCACTGGTGGCAGGCCTAACAGTTGACATACCCGCTGCACCGTGTCCGATCCTGGTTTAAAATCCTGCCCGATGCGGGTTTTCATCTGTTTGGGGATAAACAGCCAGGCTTCGCCCCAGGTGTTGGTGATGGAATCACCTTCCGGATAGCTGGAGGGGAAACGCATGAAAGTGGCCATCAGCACATAGTTTTGGCCATTGACAGTTTTCCATTGCAGGTTGGTGTTGTCTGCCGTGATAGGCCACAAAGCGTTGGAAATTTCGCTGCTGTCGGCCACCGTGGCATCAGCTACGGCACGTGCGTACAGCGTGTCCATGTTGTACACCGGGACCGGAGGCGCGGGGTCGTCCTTCTTGCTACAGGCCGAAAAGAAAAGGGCGGCGAAACACAGACAAACGAGCAGTTTGCCGCTCAACAAGGTGTTTTTCATAGTAATGGTTTTGTGATAGAGGTTAATAGATATCTGGTTATTGAATTATCGGTGATTTGGTTATTTTTTTCGAGTGCCCGCAAGAAACTAATTTTCAGAGACATATGCAACTTTTTTACGCCAGGCCACTTTCTTTTTGCAGCAGTAACCACTATATTTAGTCTTTATGAAAACCTTTTAACTATGCAGTCATTATTAGCTGAACTGCAGTATCCTTTTCCCTCAAGGACCCATCCTGACCATGCCCTGATTGAAAAAGCGGTACACGCGTTCATAGATTCCTACACTTCACTTTCAACGGATGCGCGCAAACAATTCAAAGCAGCCGGTTTTGGCCGGTTGACCGCGCTCTGGTACCCTGACAGTCCGTTTCCGCAGCTGATTCCACTGGCACGTCTGCTCACGTGGATATTTATTTTTGATGATGTTTGCGCCCGCTGGCCTCTGCCTCAGCTAAAGGGCGCGCACGACCGGCTGACAGCCATATTGCGCGGCAGTCCTTCCTATCCGGAGGAAGACGCCATGTTTCAACAGTTTGCCATCGTATATGAGGAACTGGCCTGCCACACCTTGCCCCAGGCATGGATGACACGCTACATGGCAAGCTGGCATTACTTTTTTGAAGGGCAGCTGCTTGAAAAGCAATACAGCTACAAACACGATCTTACCTATCCCTCCCTGGCGGAATACCTCGACCTGCGGGAGAAGTTAGGCGCTGCCTATCCTTTCCTGGACCTGGCAGAGGTCATCTCCGGCTTTATGCTTCCTTCCGAAGTGTTCAGCCATCCGGCCATTCAGCAGCGCAGATTTTTTGTCAGCCGACTTACTACATGGGATAACGACCTGCTGTCGTTTGACAAGGAAAAACGCAGCCAGGAAGCCATGAACCTGGTAGCTGTTATACAACACGAGCATGATTGTCCGCAGGAAGAGGCCTACCGCATAGCGATGCATATGCGGGCAGAGCAAGTGGCAGCGTACCGGCAGTTGTGCAACGACTGGCCGGATTTCGGAGAACACCGGGAAGCTGTGGCTGACTATGCCCTCCGGCTGGACTGGCTTATCAGCGGCCATTTGGAATGGTACAGGGATAACCCAAGGTATTGCTAAAAACAAAATGGCCCGGGAGATGATCCCGGGCCATTGTCAGTCTACATAATAAAAAGTCATTTTAAGAAGCCCGGGGCTTTAGCCCTGGGAAACAAAATATTCCACTCCCAGGCGGTATCCCTTCATGCCGAGGCCGCAGATGGAGCCCACGCATTTAGGTGCGATGAGGGAGGTATGCCGGAATTCTTCCCGGGCGTACACATTGCTGATATGAATCTCGATCACCGGTGTTTTAATGGCCGCGATAGCATCACGGATGGCTACCGAAGTATGCGTATAGCCGCCGGCGTTAAGCAGGATGCCATCATGGGAAAAGCCGGTCTGGTGAAGATAGTTGATGATCTCCCCTTCCACATTGTGCTGGAAATAGCTGAATTCCACTGCCGGAAAGGCTTTTTGCAGCTGCTGGAAATAATCCTCGAAAGACTCGTTGCCGTAGATGCCTGGTTCCCGCTTGCCCAGCAGGTTGAGATTAGGCCCGTTGATGATGGCTATCTTCATGATGTTGATGAAAGTAAATTGATGAACGACGAAGATAATTAATCCGGTGTATTATTTATTGTCACTGCCCCAGCGGAAAGTTTGCTGTTCCACGCCGGCCAGGTCAATGATACGGTCTACCACCGTAGCGGCCACATCTTCGATGGTGGCAGGCAGGCTGTAATACGATGGTGTGGCGGGGCAGATGATGCCGCCGGCCAGAACAACCGTCTCCATGTTACGGATATGCATGAGATTATAGGGCGTTTCCCTGACCACACAGATCAGTTTACGTCTTTCTTTCAGGACCACATCGGCCGCGCGGGTGATCAGGTCGTTGGAGATGCCGGTGGCGATACGTCCCAGTGTGCCCATGGAACAGGGGCAGATGATCATGGTATTAAATCTCCCGGAGCCGGAAGCAAAAGGTGCGTGGAAGTCCTGCTGTGAATAAAAACGGAAGGGCAGCTCGCGGTAATCTTCATTCTTCAGTTCTGTCTGCCAAACGGTTTTGGCGTTCTCGGTCATGACAACGGCTACCTCATCGAGCTGGTCGGCCGCGGCATGCAGCTTGTTCAGCAACTGCCTGGCGTAGATAGACCCGCTGGCGCCGGTAACTGCTACTACTATACGATGTTTCATGGTGCTATACTCTGATATAGCACAAAGCTAGTTTATTATCCGTTCAGGTGGTCGGCAATCTCGTCCATGCTGATGCCGTTGTGGCTTTCATCATAGATACAGGCGCCGTTACGGATGAGCAGGACCTGGGGAGATTCATGGGGGACCTTGTACTGATGCGCTATGCTACCGGACAGGTCACGGTGGGCCAGAAGGTCCAGGTAATAAAACGTTAACCCTTCCGGAGCTGCCGCACGTTCCAACCGGGACTTGGCCATGGCGCTGATAGAACACCGCGTGCTGTGCTTAAAAATAACTACCGGCTGCTGTGCTGACGCCTCGTTGATCTCCAGCAGCTGTTCCTCACTGGTTAACGTTTTCCAATTCATTGTTATTAGCTCATTTTATTATGCGTCGCTGCAGGGGCCTTAGCCATTCCTCTCATCGGACATCCCAGTTTCTGGCGGCTTGCGCAGGACGTTAAGAAAGCTGCAAAGATACAAATCATACCGGCGCAGCCCAAAATTCTTACATACGATTTCATGGGAGAAAATTTAATTGGTAAACGAAATTTCATAGGGATTTATGATAACGACAACTTTTTTAATCGTCTTTTGTAACGTTATTTTGCAAATATAATTAATGCATTAAAAAAAACAACGATACATATTAAATTTGGATATTTGAAAATTTTAAAATTTTGTTATTGGATTTGCGGACTTTGCGCCCAAAACCAATAACAAAATAGCCAAATATCCAAATAACCCAATAGGTATGAAGGTACATTTTATCGCAATAGGTGGAAGTGTGATGCACCAGCTGGCCATTGCACTCAAACAAAAAGGTTATGAAGTAACCGGCAGTGATGACGAAATATTTGAACCGGCACTGTCTAACCTGCGCCAGGCAGGCATTTTACCGGACAGCATCGGCTGGGACCCCGCCCGCGTTACGCCTGGCATCGATGCGGTCATCCTCGGCATGCATGCCCGGGAAGACAAT
The Chitinophaga varians genome window above contains:
- a CDS encoding UbiX family flavin prenyltransferase, producing the protein MKHRIVVAVTGASGSIYARQLLNKLHAAADQLDEVAVVMTENAKTVWQTELKNEDYRELPFRFYSQQDFHAPFASGSGRFNTMIICPCSMGTLGRIATGISNDLITRAADVVLKERRKLICVVRETPYNLMHIRNMETVVLAGGIICPATPSYYSLPATIEDVAATVVDRIIDLAGVEQQTFRWGSDNK
- the aroQ gene encoding type II 3-dehydroquinate dehydratase; translation: MKIAIINGPNLNLLGKREPGIYGNESFEDYFQQLQKAFPAVEFSYFQHNVEGEIINYLHQTGFSHDGILLNAGGYTHTSVAIRDAIAAIKTPVIEIHISNVYAREEFRHTSLIAPKCVGSICGLGMKGYRLGVEYFVSQG
- the ytxJ gene encoding bacillithiol system redox-active protein YtxJ, with protein sequence MNWKTLTSEEQLLEINEASAQQPVVIFKHSTRCSISAMAKSRLERAAAPEGLTFYYLDLLAHRDLSGSIAHQYKVPHESPQVLLIRNGACIYDESHNGISMDEIADHLNG
- a CDS encoding terpene synthase family protein, yielding MQSLLAELQYPFPSRTHPDHALIEKAVHAFIDSYTSLSTDARKQFKAAGFGRLTALWYPDSPFPQLIPLARLLTWIFIFDDVCARWPLPQLKGAHDRLTAILRGSPSYPEEDAMFQQFAIVYEELACHTLPQAWMTRYMASWHYFFEGQLLEKQYSYKHDLTYPSLAEYLDLREKLGAAYPFLDLAEVISGFMLPSEVFSHPAIQQRRFFVSRLTTWDNDLLSFDKEKRSQEAMNLVAVIQHEHDCPQEEAYRIAMHMRAEQVAAYRQLCNDWPDFGEHREAVADYALRLDWLISGHLEWYRDNPRYC
- a CDS encoding M42 family metallopeptidase, whose amino-acid sequence is MSKKQKSILTKESLAFLKDYLNNPSPTGFEKEGQKLWLKYLTPYIDEHQVDAYGSVVGIINPKAPFKVVIEAHADEISWFVNYISPEGLIYVIRNGGSDQQIAPSMRVNIHTEKGIVKAVFGWPAIHTRLRSGDGKEPQPKVENIFLDCGARSRKEVEDLGIHVGCVCTFNDGFDELNYDYFICRAIDNRIGGFMIAEVARLLKEKKQELPFGLYIVNAVQEEVGLRGAEMIAKRIKPDVAIITDVTHDTTTPMINKNIEGEIKCGGGPSITYGPAVHNILRDLIIKTAKKNDIPYQLHAVSRATGTDTDAFAYSNDGTPSALISLPLRYMHTTVEMVKRDDIENTIQLIYQTLLQITPKTNFKYL